Proteins encoded in a region of the Paenibacillus sp. E222 genome:
- the phnE gene encoding phosphonate ABC transporter, permease protein PhnE — MSMQMNDFKPSFTVLTSMAEPPKPKKNKLVMIGLPLIAVLFVFSLVQLHFDYSKIAQGFTKLGGYMGTMFPPDVSAWRHVLLAAIESLQVAIIGSVLGIVVAFFLSFLAASNLTPHPMIAWIILSAASLLRAIPTIVWALIFIVSVGLGPLPGVLAIAVSASGMLVKVFAQSLEEMDKGVLEAMQSTGASWLQIVMQGILPTVKTAFIAWCVLQLEGGIAESTILGAVGAGGIGYEMTHAMKSYNFAAALFVGLVVFVMVFSVEFVANRYKMKLKIRQN, encoded by the coding sequence ATGAGTATGCAAATGAATGATTTTAAACCGTCCTTTACTGTGCTCACTTCAATGGCAGAACCGCCTAAGCCGAAAAAAAACAAGCTGGTTATGATTGGGCTCCCGCTTATCGCCGTTCTGTTTGTGTTCAGTCTTGTTCAGCTTCATTTCGACTATTCCAAAATCGCACAAGGCTTTACGAAGCTTGGCGGTTACATGGGTACCATGTTTCCTCCTGATGTCTCGGCTTGGCGCCATGTTTTGCTTGCTGCTATAGAATCGTTGCAAGTTGCCATTATCGGATCGGTGCTTGGAATTGTCGTCGCTTTCTTTCTGTCCTTTTTAGCTGCGAGCAATTTGACGCCACATCCAATGATCGCCTGGATCATCCTAAGCGCTGCATCTCTGCTTCGGGCGATTCCTACGATCGTGTGGGCCCTTATATTTATCGTGTCCGTCGGTCTTGGTCCGCTTCCTGGTGTTCTTGCGATTGCCGTTTCTGCATCAGGCATGCTTGTTAAGGTGTTTGCCCAGTCACTTGAAGAAATGGACAAAGGCGTGCTCGAAGCTATGCAGTCTACTGGTGCGAGCTGGCTGCAAATTGTCATGCAAGGCATTTTACCTACAGTAAAAACAGCTTTCATTGCCTGGTGTGTGCTGCAGCTGGAAGGAGGTATCGCTGAATCTACTATTCTAGGCGCAGTTGGTGCGGGCGGTATCGGATATGAAATGACTCATGCGATGAAATCATACAATTTCGCAGCCGCTTTGTTTGTGGGCTTGGTCGTTTTTGTTATGGTATTCAGTGTTGAATTCGTGGCAAACCGCTATAAAATGAAACTCAAAATACGACAGAACTAA
- a CDS encoding tyrosine-protein phosphatase: MMSTSKPLLQGPLVQAKYSDNNVFTLAWNTAENVKAEAIYHSNHPEFDELSSTLLEVRIEPIGATFTRTLSPGRSYYHVKFKDGSVSTIQDRMIYTDGIINFRDMGGYHTEDGRTTRWGMLLRSADLHELGDQDLQTAEALGIDWICDLRSEFEVASRPSPVIGKAMNSNIPFMAEANPEEMQKIAFDLNVGYKAMILNTEKCSLILQELLKEGRSTSLFHCAAGKDRTGVVCAVILLTLGVPREVVIEDYELTNLAVDGLMQRFLSDTNKVYMDQMPELEGNIPDMMKAAFIQAALEAIDENYGSFEKYLHEGLGITEQERTTLQNRYLV; the protein is encoded by the coding sequence ATGATGTCAACATCTAAACCACTTTTACAAGGTCCACTAGTACAGGCAAAATACAGCGATAATAACGTATTTACCCTTGCTTGGAATACAGCAGAGAATGTAAAAGCAGAGGCGATCTACCATTCCAATCATCCGGAATTCGATGAACTGAGCAGTACGTTGCTGGAGGTACGTATAGAGCCCATTGGAGCAACTTTCACAAGAACACTATCGCCAGGCCGCAGCTATTATCACGTGAAGTTCAAGGACGGTTCTGTGTCTACGATACAAGATCGTATGATTTATACGGATGGCATTATTAATTTCCGTGATATGGGCGGATATCACACAGAAGATGGACGAACTACCCGATGGGGCATGCTGCTGCGTTCTGCTGATCTGCATGAGCTCGGTGACCAGGATCTTCAGACTGCTGAAGCTCTCGGCATAGATTGGATTTGTGATCTGCGTAGCGAATTCGAAGTGGCGAGTCGTCCAAGCCCTGTAATCGGAAAAGCAATGAACTCGAACATTCCTTTTATGGCAGAAGCAAACCCGGAAGAAATGCAGAAGATTGCGTTTGACTTAAACGTAGGCTATAAAGCTATGATTTTAAATACGGAAAAATGTTCGCTTATCCTTCAGGAGCTATTAAAAGAAGGCCGCAGCACCTCCTTGTTCCACTGCGCCGCAGGTAAAGATCGGACAGGTGTAGTATGTGCAGTTATCCTTCTTACCTTGGGCGTACCTCGGGAGGTAGTTATTGAAGACTACGAGCTAACGAATCTAGCGGTGGACGGGCTTATGCAGCGCTTCCTGTCGGATACTAACAAAGTGTATATGGACCAGATGCCTGAATTAGAGGGCAATATTCCGGATATGATGAAAGCAGCCTTTATACAGGCTGCACTTGAAGCCATTGATGAGAACTATGGTTCTTTCGAAAAATATCTTCACGAGGGACTTGGCATCACGGAGCAAGAAAGAACTACGCTTCAAAATAGATATTTAGTTTGA
- the deoD gene encoding purine-nucleoside phosphorylase, which yields MSRHLGAKKGDIADIVLLPGDPLRAKFVAEHFLDEANCYNEVRGMYGYTGLYEGKRVSVQGTGMGNPSMSIYATELIVDYEVKKLIRIGTCGAMQKNINIRDIIIAQSVSSDSNMTDKIFHGCNYAPTADFSLLMKAYQQAQAKQVNVFVGNIYNSDEFYRESLDRLHKFMDFGVLGVEMESTALYTLAAKYGVRALSILTVGSQLLTQEHLTHQESEQSFYEMVEIALNTAIES from the coding sequence ATGAGTAGGCATTTAGGCGCAAAAAAAGGAGATATAGCGGACATCGTTTTGCTTCCGGGAGATCCTTTGCGTGCAAAATTTGTAGCAGAACACTTTCTAGATGAGGCCAATTGTTATAACGAAGTAAGAGGAATGTACGGGTACACCGGATTATACGAGGGGAAACGCGTATCGGTTCAAGGGACAGGGATGGGAAATCCATCGATGAGTATCTATGCAACAGAATTAATCGTCGATTATGAAGTGAAGAAATTGATTCGTATTGGTACATGTGGCGCGATGCAGAAAAACATTAATATCCGCGATATTATAATAGCCCAATCCGTGTCTTCGGATAGTAATATGACGGATAAGATCTTCCATGGCTGTAATTATGCACCTACAGCAGATTTCTCATTGTTAATGAAAGCGTATCAACAAGCACAAGCTAAACAAGTAAATGTCTTTGTCGGCAATATCTATAACTCCGATGAATTCTACCGTGAGAGCTTAGATCGACTTCACAAGTTTATGGATTTTGGTGTATTAGGAGTTGAAATGGAAAGCACAGCCTTATATACGTTAGCCGCTAAATATGGTGTGAGAGCGCTATCCATTTTGACAGTAGGCAGTCAACTGTTAACACAGGAGCACTTAACTCATCAAGAAAGTGAACAATCATTTTATGAAATGGTCGAAATCGCTCTTAACACAGCCATTGAGAGCTAA
- a CDS encoding helix-turn-helix domain-containing protein, producing MEESTFLYQKNSLSKKHDDNPIKLKQGGEMDKGFTLASQLLTLLDTEQRWFTLAEVEKSLGISDKTIRKMVEEISKQLPPTVTIEVSRGKGIVLRRDGRSETMSEVISTMFRQTIFYRLMNVLFTNMDRLSVEELAGVMFMSTSSLKKLIVQLNNNDLKAYKLRITYSTPTIKGNEMNIRYFYWKLYCDAYEFTGWPFANVDFAYINQLITNTENEKNIVYFINSKRRLSFLLAIVVERVAKGKCLKIDESAYPWEKGMFYMPVKTLAKSLGDKLSIDFPHSEIYFMQSLVSLSQYHYYEGSEITPMKEVELHKDKEEYQMGNLLLRLLAKVYPNLEMEERFLLEIYAFFDKLLIDNAIPEWMMISKSNLTAYVQKECQQLYQELQTCMQTWSKAYPAVLYNHFHLTKLTLIVRSSLRYKRKRAFLVIGEEFSIRHYIADLIKKEIGDQLIINTSIMKGLSDEMMQKHQIDFVISNIPVTLQTVPVVIISTIPSKRDLDNIRKELLL from the coding sequence ATGGAGGAATCGACTTTTCTTTATCAAAAAAACTCTTTATCAAAAAAACATGATGACAATCCAATTAAATTGAAACAGGGTGGGGAAATGGATAAGGGATTTACATTAGCCAGTCAACTATTAACGCTGCTTGATACAGAACAAAGATGGTTTACTTTGGCCGAAGTTGAAAAGAGTCTAGGTATCTCAGATAAAACCATACGTAAGATGGTTGAAGAAATCAGCAAGCAATTACCCCCTACGGTTACCATAGAAGTTTCTAGAGGAAAGGGAATCGTTCTTCGGCGTGATGGACGAAGTGAGACGATGAGTGAAGTCATTTCTACGATGTTCAGACAAACCATTTTTTATCGACTGATGAATGTATTGTTCACGAATATGGATCGACTGTCCGTGGAGGAGCTAGCCGGAGTTATGTTTATGAGTACCTCATCGTTGAAGAAACTGATTGTACAATTAAATAATAATGACCTAAAAGCGTATAAGTTACGCATTACGTATTCAACCCCGACAATTAAAGGGAATGAAATGAATATTCGATATTTCTATTGGAAGTTATATTGTGATGCGTATGAGTTCACAGGATGGCCTTTTGCGAATGTCGATTTTGCATATATCAATCAATTAATTACGAATACAGAGAATGAGAAAAATATTGTGTATTTTATCAATTCCAAACGGAGATTGTCTTTTTTGTTGGCCATTGTTGTGGAAAGAGTAGCTAAAGGGAAATGCTTAAAAATCGACGAAAGTGCTTACCCCTGGGAAAAGGGAATGTTTTATATGCCCGTGAAGACCCTCGCCAAGAGTCTTGGAGATAAGCTTTCCATTGATTTTCCCCATAGTGAAATTTACTTTATGCAATCCCTGGTCAGTCTCAGCCAATATCATTATTATGAAGGATCAGAAATAACGCCGATGAAAGAAGTTGAATTGCATAAGGACAAAGAAGAATATCAAATGGGTAATCTGCTTCTAAGGCTACTAGCCAAAGTATACCCTAACTTGGAGATGGAAGAACGATTTCTATTGGAGATATACGCATTCTTTGACAAGTTATTAATCGATAATGCAATTCCTGAATGGATGATGATATCAAAAAGTAATTTAACGGCGTACGTTCAAAAGGAATGCCAGCAGCTTTATCAAGAACTGCAAACTTGCATGCAAACGTGGAGTAAAGCTTATCCTGCCGTCTTGTATAATCATTTTCATTTAACCAAGCTAACCTTAATTGTTCGTTCAAGTTTACGTTATAAAAGAAAAAGGGCCTTCTTGGTGATTGGAGAAGAATTTTCAATTCGTCATTACATAGCGGATTTGATCAAGAAGGAAATTGGGGATCAGCTGATCATCAATACTTCCATAATGAAAGGGCTCTCCGACGAAATGATGCAGAAACATCAGATTGATTTTGTCATTAGTAATATCCCGGTAACATTGCAGACCGTGCCTGTTGTTATTATTTCTACGATCCCGTCTAAAAGAGATCTGGACAATATTCGTAAAGAACTGCTTTTATAA
- a CDS encoding GntR family transcriptional regulator: MKTNSLADTAYLLLRERMVSGELMPGTLLSENELAEEFQMSRTPVRHAIARLESEGYIVALKNRGVLVKEVSVIEFLDLNEQIQSMLFYCFQAMKDEKRDINVNLESLSVHVELQRVAEQNNDYASYIEHHFLFMREILASLGNGVMLSTFDSFKDKLCMYAIVRFKLTPHIKHYSAIGINRDTLKALSNQDYDSAQEVVLSLTRLSRERMLTSGHF; the protein is encoded by the coding sequence ATGAAAACAAACTCGCTGGCAGATACAGCTTATCTGCTTCTTCGTGAACGAATGGTTAGCGGCGAGCTAATGCCGGGAACATTGCTTTCAGAGAATGAACTGGCAGAAGAATTTCAAATGAGCCGAACACCCGTCCGTCATGCTATAGCCCGTCTTGAATCGGAAGGATATATTGTTGCGCTCAAAAATCGTGGAGTGCTCGTCAAGGAAGTGAGCGTAATTGAATTTCTTGATCTCAATGAACAAATTCAATCGATGCTCTTTTACTGTTTTCAGGCAATGAAAGATGAGAAAAGAGACATTAATGTCAATCTCGAATCACTTTCTGTCCATGTGGAATTACAACGGGTCGCAGAACAAAATAATGACTATGCCTCTTATATAGAGCATCATTTTTTATTTATGCGAGAAATTCTAGCATCACTCGGAAACGGCGTAATGCTCAGTACATTTGATTCCTTTAAAGATAAGCTGTGTATGTATGCCATCGTACGTTTCAAGCTTACTCCTCATATCAAACATTATAGTGCCATTGGGATTAATAGGGATACGCTGAAGGCATTGTCGAATCAGGATTATGACTCCGCACAGGAAGTTGTGCTATCGCTCACACGTCTTTCCAGAGAACGAATGCTCACATCTGGTCATTTTTAA
- a CDS encoding purine/pyrimidine permease, which produces MKEILSGLQWMMFMIAGAIAAPIAIADLYNLTPLEASGLIQSTLITLGIAGFLQGVIGHKFPIHEGPAGLWWSIFTIYASLVGGLYSSSIAALQALSAGMICSGVLFILISAFKLMDKIARLFTPTVTFIYLLLLIFQLSGSFMKGMMGITSSHTLLDVKVFVLSVIVICITFGLGNSRFVLLRQFSVIISISIGCLLFIICDKMPVISPADTLFKLPQIFPFGSPRFDSGTATTAFLLTLLLITNALASIRLMETVMKQKKLDYNRYLRAGFASGITHFIGGSFGAIGSVPISGAAGYVEQTGMREQKSFLIGCILVISVSLFPPIMNVISGIPAPIGYAVTFVIFVKMVGLSLKELKKVLHEERTCIVSGVSLLVGVGLMFIPTSATSHLSPIVIAILNNGLICGSLLAIILEQALMWKDANRYEDCKKSIDNLEG; this is translated from the coding sequence ATGAAGGAAATACTATCTGGATTGCAGTGGATGATGTTTATGATCGCAGGTGCAATTGCTGCGCCAATTGCTATCGCAGATTTATATAACCTAACACCTTTGGAGGCTTCTGGACTCATCCAGAGCACACTGATTACTTTAGGAATAGCTGGATTTTTACAAGGCGTCATCGGCCATAAATTCCCTATTCATGAAGGTCCAGCAGGATTATGGTGGAGCATTTTCACCATTTACGCAAGTTTAGTGGGGGGATTGTATTCTTCGAGTATTGCTGCCCTGCAAGCTTTAAGCGCGGGAATGATCTGTAGTGGAGTTTTATTTATCCTAATCTCAGCATTTAAGCTAATGGATAAAATCGCTCGTCTATTTACGCCAACGGTCACTTTTATATATTTGCTCTTATTGATCTTTCAATTAAGCGGTTCTTTTATGAAAGGTATGATGGGGATCACGTCAAGCCACACCTTGTTAGATGTTAAAGTGTTCGTGCTGAGTGTGATTGTGATTTGCATTACCTTTGGGTTAGGGAACAGTCGCTTTGTTTTGCTGCGCCAATTTTCAGTAATAATCAGTATATCGATAGGCTGCTTATTGTTTATCATATGCGACAAGATGCCGGTGATTTCACCGGCGGATACGCTATTTAAACTGCCCCAAATATTTCCTTTTGGAAGTCCAAGATTTGATAGCGGGACAGCCACAACTGCCTTTCTATTAACACTATTATTAATAACCAATGCGCTTGCGTCTATTCGGTTGATGGAGACCGTTATGAAACAAAAGAAATTGGATTATAACCGTTATTTGCGTGCCGGATTTGCTTCTGGCATTACCCATTTTATTGGTGGCAGTTTCGGAGCGATTGGTTCAGTGCCTATTTCAGGAGCGGCGGGATATGTTGAACAAACAGGAATGAGGGAACAGAAATCGTTTTTAATTGGATGCATCTTAGTCATCTCTGTATCCTTGTTTCCGCCAATAATGAACGTAATATCCGGTATCCCAGCGCCTATAGGTTATGCCGTTACATTCGTCATCTTTGTGAAGATGGTTGGATTATCGCTGAAGGAATTGAAGAAGGTTCTGCATGAAGAACGAACATGTATTGTTAGCGGAGTTTCTCTTCTAGTTGGTGTGGGTTTAATGTTTATTCCTACATCCGCTACGAGCCATTTATCTCCGATTGTAATAGCCATTTTGAATAATGGGTTAATTTGCGGAAGTCTATTGGCGATTATTTTGGAACAAGCGTTAATGTGGAAAGATGCAAATCGATATGAGGATTGCAAAAAAAGTATCGATAATTTGGAGGGTTAA
- a CDS encoding phosphate/phosphite/phosphonate ABC transporter substrate-binding protein, with protein sequence MLETNKRKGHLGLIFSLVLMLVILSGCGTTANSSEGEAGMPEVIRIGIMPSEEGEMNRSQEQLAKDITEATGIPAEIFVAEDYNMVIEALRAGKIEIGLIGPFGYIIATERANAKLLVRSESDQQSNTVILVRNDSPYQSVKDLKGKDFLFADPASTSGNLYPRATLMKELGLSNKELDSFFGSVAFSGGHDKSLLALANGSTDAIGTSSLMLPMMAESGLVKEEDFRVIAESDPIVGGAPLLYRQDLPEELVKQLRELMLEYHTKNPSFLESVGAARFVEGSDSDFDPIRQVAKDLDMSPEELLRK encoded by the coding sequence ATGTTGGAAACGAATAAACGCAAAGGTCATCTAGGTTTGATTTTTTCTCTTGTGCTCATGCTTGTCATCCTGTCTGGTTGTGGAACCACCGCAAATTCAAGCGAAGGTGAGGCTGGAATGCCGGAAGTGATTCGAATCGGAATTATGCCAAGCGAAGAAGGCGAGATGAACCGTTCACAGGAACAACTTGCAAAAGATATTACCGAAGCAACCGGTATCCCTGCTGAAATATTTGTAGCTGAAGATTATAACATGGTTATTGAAGCCCTGCGTGCAGGCAAGATCGAAATCGGACTAATCGGACCATTCGGGTACATCATCGCTACGGAACGCGCCAATGCGAAACTGCTCGTTCGGTCTGAGAGTGATCAGCAATCCAATACCGTAATCCTTGTCCGTAATGACTCCCCTTATCAAAGCGTAAAAGATCTTAAAGGAAAGGATTTCTTGTTTGCAGATCCGGCATCAACATCGGGAAATTTGTATCCACGTGCCACACTGATGAAAGAGCTTGGTTTATCGAATAAAGAATTGGATTCCTTTTTTGGCAGTGTAGCGTTCTCAGGTGGACATGACAAATCGCTGCTTGCACTGGCTAACGGCAGTACTGACGCAATCGGTACATCGAGTCTCATGCTGCCAATGATGGCAGAATCGGGACTGGTAAAAGAGGAAGATTTCCGTGTCATTGCTGAATCCGACCCTATCGTTGGAGGAGCACCATTACTATATCGTCAAGACTTGCCAGAGGAATTAGTTAAACAACTGCGTGAGCTTATGCTGGAATATCACACGAAAAATCCTAGTTTCTTGGAAAGTGTGGGGGCCGCCCGTTTTGTAGAAGGAAGTGATAGTGACTTTGATCCGATTCGACAGGTTGCCAAAGATCTCGATATGTCTCCTGAGGAGCTGCTGAGAAAGTAG
- the phnE gene encoding phosphonate ABC transporter, permease protein PhnE → MNAVQIQSARKMKRTQTILFFIVLLGLIIWSSIGAEFSFGALFSGIGESFRFIFFDFLPPDFSSLSQLIEPALQTLYMSVVAMVIGSVIAGMLSFLAAATTSPHPYLQIGVRAATSLFRNIPVLIWTILLVAAFGLGAVVGTMSLILISIGMLTRSFAEVLEEIDMGQVEAVRAAGGSYFQVLSQAVVPQFLPGFIGWSLYNFEINVRASTIVGMVGGGGLGFILQSKLKLFQYQEASMAVLLVLVIVLIVEMITNRVRERII, encoded by the coding sequence ATGAATGCGGTACAGATACAATCCGCCCGAAAAATGAAACGTACTCAGACGATATTGTTTTTTATTGTGTTACTGGGTCTCATTATTTGGTCTTCAATAGGTGCAGAATTTTCGTTTGGTGCCCTGTTTTCAGGGATAGGTGAAAGCTTCCGTTTTATATTTTTCGATTTTCTTCCACCTGATTTTTCATCGCTTTCCCAGCTCATTGAACCTGCCTTGCAGACCCTTTATATGAGTGTGGTCGCGATGGTAATTGGATCGGTTATCGCGGGGATGTTGTCTTTTCTTGCAGCGGCAACAACAAGTCCTCATCCTTACCTGCAAATAGGTGTTCGAGCAGCTACCTCGCTGTTTCGGAATATTCCGGTACTCATCTGGACCATTTTGCTGGTGGCAGCATTCGGATTGGGTGCAGTTGTTGGCACGATGTCCCTGATTCTAATCTCAATCGGTATGCTGACTCGTTCCTTTGCCGAGGTGCTTGAAGAGATTGACATGGGGCAGGTGGAAGCAGTTCGGGCAGCTGGTGGGAGTTATTTTCAAGTGTTGTCTCAAGCTGTAGTTCCTCAATTTTTACCCGGATTTATCGGCTGGAGCCTGTACAACTTTGAAATCAACGTACGCGCCTCTACGATTGTCGGAATGGTTGGAGGTGGAGGTCTCGGATTTATTTTGCAATCGAAATTGAAATTGTTCCAGTACCAAGAAGCAAGCATGGCGGTTCTACTCGTGCTCGTTATCGTCCTCATCGTTGAAATGATCACCAATCGCGTAAGGGAGCGAATTATATGA
- the phnC gene encoding phosphonate ABC transporter ATP-binding protein produces the protein MTLLQVEGLSKVYPDGTKALDNINLQINQGEFVVVIGPSGAGKSTLLRSLNRMIEPTNGKIQFKGRETVGIKGKKLRELRRHMGMIFQGYNLVTRVSVLKNVLHGRLGYMNAFKGALGLYSKADTEAAKGMLQRVGLFEQMYKRADELSGGQQQRVGIARALSQKPDLILADEPIASLDPASSETIMHYLYTICKEEGIACLCNLHQVDIAKKYATRIIGIHKGTKVFDGTPEELTDDMIRLIYNQTSPKVKETA, from the coding sequence ATGACACTTTTACAAGTGGAAGGGTTATCTAAAGTATATCCCGACGGAACAAAAGCGCTCGATAACATAAACCTGCAGATCAACCAAGGTGAGTTCGTCGTTGTTATTGGACCAAGCGGTGCGGGGAAGAGTACGCTGCTGCGCAGCCTGAACCGCATGATCGAACCAACCAACGGAAAGATCCAGTTTAAAGGCCGTGAAACCGTAGGAATCAAAGGCAAAAAGCTGCGTGAACTGCGTCGCCACATGGGCATGATTTTTCAGGGATACAATCTTGTTACTCGTGTGTCCGTTCTTAAAAACGTACTTCATGGCCGATTAGGATACATGAATGCATTTAAGGGAGCCCTGGGCTTATACTCCAAAGCAGATACGGAGGCCGCAAAGGGGATGCTGCAGCGTGTCGGCCTATTTGAGCAGATGTACAAGCGGGCAGATGAGCTTAGTGGTGGTCAGCAGCAGAGGGTGGGCATAGCCCGGGCTCTCTCCCAAAAACCGGATTTGATTCTGGCGGATGAACCCATAGCGAGTCTGGACCCTGCTTCCTCGGAGACGATTATGCATTATTTGTATACGATCTGCAAAGAGGAAGGGATTGCCTGCCTATGCAATTTGCATCAGGTGGATATCGCCAAGAAATACGCTACTCGTATTATTGGTATCCATAAGGGGACGAAGGTATTTGACGGAACACCCGAAGAGCTTACGGACGATATGATCCGGCTAATCTACAACCAGACCAGTCCCAAAGTGAAGGAGACAGCCTGA